One Gemella haemolysans ATCC 10379 DNA segment encodes these proteins:
- the coaD gene encoding pantetheine-phosphate adenylyltransferase gives MKRKIAIVPGSFDPITYGHIDIIKRSSELFDEIIVAILVNPDKKYLFSLDERVEMIKETIKDIPNVRVDAFSGLLVNYAKKVGSSVIVRGLRAVSDFEYEMQLTFMNKALDEGIETFYMMANKQYSFISSSIVKGVSGFGADLSKFVPKNVEERLEKKMKERG, from the coding sequence ATGAAACGAAAAATAGCGATTGTACCAGGTAGTTTTGATCCTATTACTTATGGACATATAGATATTATAAAACGAAGTTCTGAGTTATTTGATGAGATTATAGTAGCTATCTTGGTAAATCCTGATAAGAAATATTTATTTTCACTTGATGAAAGAGTGGAGATGATTAAAGAAACAATAAAAGATATTCCAAATGTTAGAGTGGATGCATTCTCAGGATTATTAGTAAACTATGCAAAAAAGGTTGGTTCAAGTGTCATAGTTAGAGGTCTAAGAGCCGTATCTGACTTTGAATATGAGATGCAATTAACATTCATGAACAAAGCTTTGGATGAAGGAATTGAGACATTTTATATGATGGCTAATAAACAATATTCATTTATTAGTTCTAGTATTGTTAAAGGTGTTTCAGGTTTTGGTGCAGATTTATCTAAGTTTGTTCCTAAAAATGTAGAAGAGCGTTTGGAAAAAAAGATGAAAGAGAGAGGATAA
- the panF gene encoding sodium/pantothenate symporter, which translates to MTSNLDYRILILFVTIFLGIILLPLFMNRISKTEQHGGFFEKYYLADRKVSGIVLAITLMSTYGSASTFLGGPGVAYKLGYGWVLLAVIQVVTGYFVLLVLAKKFKSAAQKINAITISDYLKNRYESKVVAFISTLAMIVFLIAAMSAQWVGGAKLLAAFMGIEYKTGIVLISVIIIFCVVFGGLKNILITDMIQGLIMIFSTIILLIAVINYGGGIDQITANLVNINEKILTPFGANGSLTPSYVSSFWVLVGVGVIGIPQIAINSMLYKNKRSLKQSIIVGSIVIFIVMFGVHLIGVMARGVFPDIKDYDSVIPIITLKVLPWYLAALVLAAPMAAIITTVNAQFLLISSALIKDLLFNNKSIKEKITGKKIPVFVYGVNILVILLIMLLSMRPPSLIVNVNLFAFGGLEATFLWPILLGLYWRKAEKYGALSSIVLGLVSYILIKTVYVIKFIEPVVISLSISLVAFVIVSLLMSKKQLKK; encoded by the coding sequence ATGACAAGTAATTTAGATTATAGAATTTTAATTCTCTTTGTAACTATATTTTTAGGAATAATATTATTACCATTATTTATGAATCGTATTAGTAAAACAGAACAACATGGTGGTTTTTTTGAAAAGTACTATTTAGCAGATAGAAAGGTAAGTGGTATTGTCTTAGCGATAACATTAATGTCTACTTATGGATCTGCTTCTACGTTTTTAGGAGGACCTGGTGTTGCGTATAAACTTGGTTATGGTTGGGTATTACTTGCTGTAATTCAAGTGGTAACAGGTTATTTCGTACTATTAGTTTTAGCTAAAAAGTTTAAATCTGCGGCACAAAAAATAAATGCAATAACTATAAGCGATTATTTAAAAAATAGATATGAATCTAAAGTAGTAGCCTTCATATCAACTCTTGCTATGATTGTATTTTTAATTGCTGCGATGAGTGCCCAATGGGTAGGAGGAGCTAAGTTATTAGCGGCTTTCATGGGAATTGAGTATAAGACTGGTATTGTTCTTATATCAGTAATTATTATATTCTGTGTAGTTTTCGGTGGACTAAAAAATATATTAATAACTGATATGATTCAGGGACTAATAATGATTTTCTCTACGATAATTTTACTAATTGCAGTAATTAATTATGGTGGAGGTATTGACCAGATTACTGCAAACTTAGTTAATATAAATGAAAAAATACTAACTCCATTTGGGGCAAATGGTAGTTTAACACCAAGTTATGTTAGTTCATTTTGGGTATTAGTCGGAGTAGGGGTTATTGGTATTCCGCAAATTGCTATTAACTCAATGTTATACAAAAATAAACGAAGCTTAAAACAATCTATTATTGTCGGATCAATTGTTATCTTTATAGTAATGTTTGGAGTTCATTTAATAGGAGTTATGGCAAGAGGAGTATTCCCAGATATTAAAGATTATGATTCGGTTATCCCAATAATAACGCTAAAAGTACTTCCTTGGTATTTAGCAGCGCTAGTTCTTGCAGCACCAATGGCAGCAATTATAACAACAGTAAATGCTCAATTCTTATTAATATCATCTGCATTAATAAAGGATTTACTATTTAATAATAAATCTATTAAAGAAAAAATTACAGGTAAGAAAATTCCTGTCTTTGTATATGGTGTTAATATTCTTGTAATTTTATTGATAATGCTACTAAGTATGAGACCACCAAGTCTAATAGTGAATGTTAACCTATTTGCATTTGGAGGATTAGAAGCGACTTTCTTATGGCCAATTTTATTAGGATTGTACTGGAGAAAAGCTGAAAAGTACGGGGCACTTAGTTCTATAGTTTTAGGACTAGTAAGTTATATACTTATAAAAACTGTATATGTGATTAAATTTATAGAACCAGTAGTGATTTCGTTATCAATATCTCTAGTAGCTTTTGTAATAGTTTCATTATTAATGAGTAAAAAACAATTGAAAAAATAG
- a CDS encoding DUF2129 domain-containing protein — MELFEKERRGIYVYFKSFKDLNKLEKYGNFISYSKRGRYACIYVDENRIESIVADLKKKKFVKKIELSGMSDLHLSFEHLDKDFQTK; from the coding sequence ATGGAGTTATTTGAAAAAGAAAGACGTGGAATATATGTCTATTTTAAAAGTTTTAAAGACTTAAATAAATTAGAAAAATATGGGAACTTTATTTCTTATTCTAAAAGAGGAAGATATGCATGCATCTATGTTGATGAAAATAGAATAGAAAGTATTGTTGCAGATCTTAAGAAAAAGAAATTCGTTAAGAAAATCGAATTATCAGGAATGTCAGATTTACATTTAAGTTTTGAGCATTTAGACAAAGATTTTCAAACAAAATAA
- a CDS encoding YhdT family protein codes for MNKFKNKEGVVALCLAIVHFALWYYFAYIKFDVNNVKSYKYVLGLPEWFFYSSIVVSVLIIILVIVSTNLLLNDEIKEEENNDK; via the coding sequence ATGAATAAATTTAAAAATAAAGAAGGAGTAGTTGCACTTTGCTTAGCAATTGTACATTTTGCTCTATGGTATTATTTTGCTTACATTAAATTTGATGTGAATAATGTTAAATCATATAAGTATGTGTTAGGACTTCCAGAATGGTTTTTCTATAGTTCTATAGTAGTTAGTGTTCTGATAATCATCTTAGTTATTGTCTCAACAAATCTTTTATTAAATGATGAGATTAAAGAGGAGGAAAACAATGACAAGTAA
- a CDS encoding Na/Pi cotransporter family protein, with the protein MSALWQEILFSFLGGLGLFLFSIKYMGDGLQLIAGEKMRYVLDKYTSKPLMAVLAGIIVTILIQSSTGTIVITISLVGAGLLKTKQAIAIVMGSNIGTTLTSFIIGFNISKYALPLLFLGAAFLFFTRAKVVNNIGRVIFGFGGIFYALKMMSTAMGPMRDMTWFQNVLTHINDSAVVGVGVGTFLTVLIQSSAATIAILQNLYADGALSLTGALPVLFGDNIGTAITTAALAMVGSNIAAKRVAASHVLFNVIGTIICLIALVPYGAFIQYLETTLGLEPKMTIASAHGTFNILNTILQFPFINLLVVIVTKLIPGEDEQIKYSTQYLDKSLVTSAPAVALGQVQKEFVEMLILSKKSLRNSVEYFMNRDEQLREKGETYEDAINNFDEQMTDYLTLLFREKLSPKEGLIASTLLDGTRDVERIGDHARDIVLSVDYQIRKKMKFSDTAKAEVQEMYDLCNDVILKTIKSLEENNIALAGAALAACENIYALEKNARKQHTQRMKDGVCEIPAGVVFMDLIQHFTRVCEHTRNILEKEIQGQL; encoded by the coding sequence GTGTCAGCACTTTGGCAAGAAATTTTATTTTCTTTTTTAGGAGGTCTTGGTTTATTCCTATTCAGTATTAAGTACATGGGGGACGGACTTCAATTAATAGCCGGGGAGAAAATGCGATATGTTTTAGATAAATATACATCTAAACCACTTATGGCTGTCTTAGCCGGAATTATAGTTACGATACTTATTCAGTCAAGTACAGGAACAATCGTAATTACTATAAGTTTAGTAGGAGCTGGATTATTAAAAACGAAACAAGCAATTGCTATTGTTATGGGTTCTAATATCGGAACAACATTAACATCATTTATCATCGGATTTAATATATCTAAATATGCGCTACCTTTATTATTCTTAGGAGCAGCGTTTTTATTCTTTACTCGTGCTAAAGTTGTAAATAATATCGGTCGTGTAATTTTTGGATTCGGGGGAATCTTTTACGCTCTAAAAATGATGTCTACAGCAATGGGGCCTATGAGAGATATGACTTGGTTCCAAAATGTATTAACGCATATTAATGATAGTGCAGTAGTAGGGGTAGGAGTTGGTACATTTTTAACTGTATTAATTCAATCTTCAGCAGCAACTATTGCAATTTTACAAAATCTGTATGCGGACGGAGCTTTAAGCTTAACTGGTGCATTACCAGTGTTATTTGGAGATAATATTGGGACAGCGATTACGACAGCTGCATTAGCTATGGTTGGAAGTAATATTGCTGCAAAACGTGTAGCAGCATCTCACGTATTATTTAACGTTATTGGTACTATTATCTGTTTAATAGCGTTAGTACCTTATGGTGCGTTTATTCAATATTTAGAAACAACATTAGGTTTAGAACCAAAAATGACTATTGCATCAGCACATGGTACATTTAATATTTTAAATACAATATTACAATTTCCATTCATTAATCTATTGGTGGTTATTGTAACGAAACTTATACCAGGTGAAGATGAGCAAATCAAATACAGTACACAATATCTTGATAAGTCACTAGTAACAAGTGCACCAGCGGTTGCATTAGGACAAGTGCAAAAAGAATTTGTTGAAATGTTAATTTTATCTAAAAAAAGTTTACGTAACTCAGTAGAGTACTTTATGAATCGTGATGAACAGTTACGAGAAAAAGGTGAAACTTATGAAGATGCAATTAACAATTTTGATGAACAAATGACTGATTACTTAACTCTATTATTTAGAGAAAAATTAAGTCCAAAAGAAGGTTTAATTGCTTCGACATTATTAGATGGAACTCGTGATGTTGAAAGAATTGGAGACCACGCTAGAGATATAGTGTTATCAGTAGATTATCAAATTAGGAAAAAAATGAAGTTTTCTGATACTGCAAAAGCAGAAGTTCAAGAAATGTATGATCTTTGTAATGATGTAATTTTAAAAACTATAAAATCACTAGAAGAAAACAACATAGCGTTAGCAGGTGCAGCGTTAGCAGCTTGTGAAAATATCTATGCACTTGAAAAAAATGCACGTAAACAACATACTCAACGTATGAAAGATGGAGTTTGTGAAATTCCAGCGGGAGTAGTGTTTATGGATTTAATCCAACACTTTACTCGTGTATGTGAACACACTAGAAATATTCTAGAAAAAGAAATTCAAGGTCAATTATAA
- a CDS encoding DUF6501 family protein: protein MSKKVIVKHTDAEKFTVSNMLTVGKEYEVVNETEEYIFVVDNSGKVGGYYHDYFEEVK from the coding sequence ATGTCGAAAAAAGTTATAGTTAAACATACAGATGCTGAAAAATTCACTGTCAGTAATATGCTAACTGTGGGCAAAGAATATGAAGTAGTGAATGAAACAGAAGAATATATATTTGTAGTAGATAACAGTGGAAAAGTAGGCGGCTACTACCACGATTATTTTGAAGAAGTAAAATAA
- the rpmA gene encoding 50S ribosomal protein L27, with product MLQLNLQFFASKKGVGSTKNGRDSESKRLGAKRADGQYVTAGSILYRQRGTKIWPGTNVGKGGDDTLFSLVDGVVRFERYGRSRKKVSVYPQA from the coding sequence ATGTTACAATTAAATTTACAATTCTTCGCATCTAAAAAAGGGGTAGGTTCTACTAAAAACGGACGTGACTCTGAATCAAAACGTTTAGGTGCTAAAAGAGCTGATGGTCAGTACGTAACTGCAGGTTCTATCTTATACAGACAACGTGGAACAAAAATTTGGCCAGGAACTAACGTAGGAAAAGGTGGAGATGATACACTATTCTCACTAGTAGACGGAGTTGTACGTTTCGAAAGATACGGACGTAGCCGTAAAAAAGTTTCTGTTTATCCACAAGCTTAA
- a CDS encoding ribosomal-processing cysteine protease Prp, with the protein MIKVEIVKEVEVIKQVTVDGHADYAEHGSDIVCAGVSAVIFGLINAVDELDEDVQFDISANEDVTGHLTYRSLKSTDKEQLLLNAMLVALKTIEENYSDYITIEVREVK; encoded by the coding sequence ATGATTAAGGTGGAAATCGTAAAAGAAGTTGAAGTTATTAAACAAGTAACAGTTGATGGACATGCTGATTATGCTGAACATGGTTCGGATATAGTTTGTGCAGGTGTTTCTGCTGTCATATTCGGTTTAATAAATGCAGTAGATGAACTAGATGAAGATGTTCAATTTGACATTTCGGCTAATGAAGATGTAACTGGACATTTAACATATAGATCGTTAAAATCTACAGATAAAGAGCAACTTCTACTAAATGCAATGTTAGTTGCATTAAAAACAATTGAAGAAAATTATTCAGATTATATAACTATTGAAGTAAGAGAGGTGAAATAG
- the rsmD gene encoding 16S rRNA (guanine(966)-N(2))-methyltransferase RsmD, translated as MRVIAGKYRSIKLNAVEGMNTRPTTDKIKENLFNMIDCYDCKVLDLFGGTGGLGIEALSRGAKHSTFIDGSNNAIKVIKSNIEKCRIDATDYSLYRNDFKRALKIFGKKEEKFDIIFLDPPYDKGLIDEALQCILENNLCNDEALVICEKSNTEEITITDEKLEVIKEKQYGITDIVIFEYMEK; from the coding sequence ATGAGAGTTATAGCAGGAAAATACAGATCTATAAAATTAAATGCTGTTGAAGGAATGAATACAAGACCGACAACGGATAAAATTAAAGAAAATTTATTCAATATGATAGATTGCTATGATTGTAAAGTATTAGACCTTTTTGGTGGTACAGGTGGCTTAGGAATAGAAGCGTTAAGTCGTGGTGCTAAGCATTCAACTTTTATTGATGGAAGTAATAATGCAATAAAAGTCATTAAAAGTAATATTGAAAAATGTAGAATAGATGCTACAGATTATTCTTTATATAGAAATGATTTCAAACGAGCATTGAAAATTTTCGGAAAAAAAGAAGAGAAATTCGATATTATTTTTCTAGATCCACCGTACGATAAAGGTTTAATAGATGAGGCATTACAGTGTATTTTAGAGAATAATCTATGTAATGATGAAGCGCTAGTAATTTGTGAAAAGAGCAATACAGAAGAAATCACTATTACTGATGAAAAACTTGAAGTTATAAAAGAAAAACAGTATGGAATAACAGATATAGTAATCTTTGAATATATGGAGAAATAA
- a CDS encoding YidC/Oxa1 family membrane protein insertase yields the protein MKLKKLSAILLGLLGVVTLSGCSQDDRSGTFYDIFVKPMDLSLSKIHEYTGSWGWSIVIITLVIRLLVLPFMLNNYKVQNKSRKGQELARPELEVLQKKQQAAKEKEARAISNEEKMQARSELMELQREQMAILKKYDAMPLSLGGCLPMLIPLPFLTGLFYTLSNPLYSAGIIDSTFLGVFNLGTRSYTLPIIAFVVYAIQTKIQMSLMPTPTQPGQEQMQSQMKMMQWLSPIMITGFSFWVAGAVAVYYIVGGLFMIFQTYLGHALYPPYKPEKQKKQTFDPEKVTLVSNKKKRK from the coding sequence ATGAAATTGAAAAAACTATCAGCAATTTTATTAGGTTTGCTTGGTGTAGTAACATTATCTGGATGTTCTCAAGATGACAGATCTGGAACATTTTACGACATTTTCGTAAAACCAATGGATTTATCACTGAGCAAAATACATGAGTATACAGGAAGCTGGGGATGGTCAATAGTAATTATTACTTTAGTAATCAGATTATTAGTTTTACCGTTCATGTTAAATAACTACAAAGTACAAAATAAATCAAGAAAAGGACAAGAATTAGCTCGTCCAGAATTAGAAGTACTTCAGAAGAAACAACAAGCTGCCAAAGAAAAAGAAGCAAGAGCTATTTCTAATGAAGAAAAAATGCAAGCACGTAGCGAACTTATGGAATTACAAAGAGAGCAAATGGCTATTCTTAAGAAATATGACGCAATGCCATTAAGTTTAGGTGGGTGTTTACCAATGCTTATTCCTCTACCATTCTTAACTGGATTGTTCTATACTTTATCTAATCCTCTGTATTCAGCAGGAATTATTGATTCAACATTTTTAGGAGTGTTTAACCTTGGAACACGTTCATATACATTACCAATAATCGCGTTTGTAGTTTATGCTATCCAAACAAAAATACAAATGAGTTTAATGCCAACACCAACTCAGCCAGGTCAAGAGCAAATGCAAAGTCAAATGAAGATGATGCAATGGCTATCACCAATAATGATTACAGGATTCTCATTCTGGGTAGCTGGAGCGGTAGCCGTGTACTATATCGTAGGGGGATTATTCATGATATTCCAAACTTACTTAGGACATGCTTTATATCCACCGTATAAACCAGAAAAACAAAAGAAACAAACGTTTGATCCAGAGAAAGTAACATTAGTTTCTAACAAGAAAAAACGTAAATAG
- a CDS encoding undecaprenyldiphospho-muramoylpentapeptide beta-N-acetylglucosaminyltransferase, with translation MKKILFTGGGSAGHVSVNVALIPEFKKNGYEISYIGSKTGIENEMIGKIPEVKYYKISSGKLRRYFSWENFIDPFKVMKGIVDSLLILKKEKPNFVFSKGGFVSVPVCVAAKLLRIPVVLHESDLTPGLANKINIKFCNHIFTTFEDTQRFLPKNKASLIGAIVRDDIYTGDRQKAYELTGFNEDKPVLLVMGGSLGSKILNDYIWDNIDQLTEKYQIVHLVGKGLLNNNIDKEEYKQFEFLSKELFDVLKITDFVISRAGANSIYEFLALELPPILVPLGTNQSRGDQIENARFFEKNGFAKVVVEEDFATLPISQIDEFYNNLEDYKHSMQVYKNEKRVINDVNDFYNKILDKVGGEN, from the coding sequence GTGAAAAAAATCCTATTTACTGGAGGCGGTTCGGCAGGCCATGTATCTGTAAATGTGGCTTTGATTCCAGAATTCAAGAAAAATGGATATGAGATTTCTTATATTGGGAGCAAAACCGGTATAGAAAATGAGATGATAGGAAAGATTCCAGAAGTAAAATATTACAAAATAAGTTCAGGTAAATTAAGAAGATATTTTTCTTGGGAAAATTTTATAGATCCATTCAAAGTAATGAAAGGAATTGTAGATTCTTTATTAATATTAAAAAAAGAGAAACCAAATTTTGTTTTTTCAAAAGGTGGATTTGTTAGTGTTCCAGTTTGTGTGGCAGCTAAGTTATTAAGAATTCCAGTAGTCTTACATGAATCAGATCTTACACCAGGACTTGCTAATAAAATTAATATTAAGTTCTGCAATCATATCTTTACAACTTTTGAAGATACGCAGAGGTTTTTACCGAAAAACAAGGCTAGTTTAATTGGTGCTATTGTAAGAGACGATATTTATACAGGGGATAGACAAAAAGCTTATGAATTAACAGGGTTTAATGAAGATAAACCTGTATTATTAGTCATGGGTGGATCTTTAGGATCAAAAATTTTAAACGATTATATTTGGGATAATATTGATCAACTTACTGAAAAATATCAAATCGTTCATTTAGTTGGAAAAGGGTTATTAAATAACAATATAGATAAAGAAGAGTATAAACAATTTGAATTTCTTTCAAAAGAATTGTTTGATGTACTAAAAATTACAGATTTTGTTATTTCAAGAGCAGGTGCAAATTCAATATATGAATTTTTAGCTTTAGAATTACCTCCGATTCTTGTTCCACTTGGAACTAATCAAAGTAGAGGAGATCAAATTGAAAATGCTAGATTCTTCGAAAAAAATGGATTTGCAAAAGTGGTTGTAGAAGAGGACTTCGCAACACTTCCTATTTCTCAAATTGATGAATTTTATAATAATTTAGAAGATTATAAACATTCTATGCAAGTTTATAAAAATGAAAAACGTGTGATAAATGACGTAAATGATTTTTATAATAAGATTTTGGATAAAGTAGGAGGTGAAAATTAG
- a CDS encoding phosphatase PAP2 family protein translates to MKKLSVLTYVKILVFIALAIVAIKFPNNDFDRIIADLLEIKALAQIAKILSLVFNDKLLLLIMILLTGFLVWIKEFKKAVFIFFSAGFGGFFLSAFKYSIQRVRPLPELHDGFSFPSGHSTFVALFFLALLFVINKKEILTIIATFAIIAVPISRMILGAHFISDVTAGLLLGSIIVDFMKVYYEKIYNILMRVLGKKNE, encoded by the coding sequence ATGAAGAAATTAAGCGTACTTACGTATGTGAAGATATTAGTTTTCATAGCATTAGCGATTGTAGCAATAAAATTTCCAAATAATGATTTCGATAGAATAATTGCAGATTTACTTGAAATAAAAGCTTTAGCACAAATAGCTAAAATATTATCACTTGTTTTTAATGATAAGTTATTATTATTAATAATGATCTTATTAACAGGATTTTTAGTTTGGATAAAAGAGTTTAAGAAAGCTGTATTTATATTCTTTAGTGCAGGTTTCGGAGGATTCTTCTTATCAGCTTTTAAGTACAGTATTCAAAGAGTTAGACCATTACCAGAACTTCACGATGGTTTTAGTTTTCCTAGTGGTCACTCTACTTTTGTAGCATTGTTTTTCTTAGCATTACTATTTGTAATTAATAAAAAAGAAATACTAACTATAATTGCTACCTTTGCAATTATTGCAGTGCCAATTTCAAGAATGATTCTAGGTGCACACTTTATTAGTGACGTAACAGCGGGATTATTACTAGGAAGTATCATAGTTGATTTTATGAAAGTTTATTATGAAAAAATCTATAATATATTAATGAGGGTATTAGGAAAGAAAAATGAATAA
- the pnp gene encoding polyribonucleotide nucleotidyltransferase, whose amino-acid sequence MFQDKKVYTTQWAGKTLTVELGEMARQANAAVVVKYGDTVVLTTAVASKEAKDVDFFPLTVNYEEKMYAVGKIPGGFLRREGRPGTEATLAARLIDRPIRPLFEDGFRNEVQVISTVLSVEYDCDPVMAAMLGSSLSLSVSNIPFKGPIAGVTVGYVDGEYVINPTVEQMERSTVDLKVAGTSDAINMVEAGAKEVSEEIMLNAIMFGHEEIKRLIEFQQQIVNEIGQEKMAVELKVIDETIYNEVLSMALSQMKEAIAIKDKQERDEAISAVKEKVLEVFEERATAEDELDIVKEAKLSLDKIVKDEVRREITEDKVRPDGRALTEIRPLASRVDVLPRTHGSALFTRGQTQSLGVVTLGNLSDEQIIDDLTQEENKRFMLHYNFPAFSVGEVGFSRAPGRREIGHGALGERALAQVIPSKEDFPYTIRIVSEILESNGSSSQATICSGSMALMAAGVPIKSQVAGIAMGLVKKDEHYTILTDIQGMEDHLGDMDFKVAGTAEGITALQMDIKIDGLSEQILKESLEQARVGRLQILDHMNSIIAEPRQEVSTFAPKIKIIKIKPEKIKDVIGSGGKVINEIIEKTGVKIDIEQNGDVFISSPEIEGINKAIEIIENITREAEVGEIYLAEVKRIEKFGAFVELFPGVDALVHISKLAEERVNKVEDVVKVGDTLKVKVIKIDEKGRVDAAAHF is encoded by the coding sequence ATGTTTCAAGATAAAAAAGTTTATACAACACAATGGGCTGGAAAAACATTAACAGTTGAACTAGGTGAAATGGCTCGCCAAGCTAACGCAGCAGTAGTAGTAAAATACGGAGATACTGTTGTACTAACGACAGCTGTTGCTTCAAAAGAAGCAAAAGATGTTGATTTCTTCCCGTTAACAGTTAACTATGAAGAAAAAATGTATGCAGTAGGGAAAATCCCAGGAGGATTCTTACGTAGAGAAGGTCGTCCAGGAACAGAGGCTACACTTGCTGCACGTTTAATTGATAGACCGATTAGACCATTATTTGAAGATGGATTTAGAAATGAAGTACAAGTTATTTCAACTGTATTATCAGTAGAGTATGATTGTGACCCAGTAATGGCAGCAATGCTAGGAAGTTCACTTTCACTATCAGTATCAAATATTCCATTTAAAGGACCTATCGCTGGAGTAACAGTTGGATATGTAGATGGAGAATATGTAATTAATCCAACAGTTGAACAAATGGAACGTTCTACAGTTGATTTAAAAGTAGCTGGAACAAGTGATGCTATTAACATGGTTGAAGCAGGGGCTAAAGAAGTATCTGAAGAGATTATGTTAAATGCTATAATGTTTGGACATGAAGAAATCAAACGTTTAATCGAATTCCAACAACAAATCGTTAACGAAATCGGACAAGAAAAAATGGCTGTCGAGTTAAAAGTTATTGATGAGACTATTTATAATGAAGTACTATCAATGGCATTATCTCAAATGAAAGAAGCAATTGCTATCAAAGATAAACAAGAACGTGACGAAGCAATCTCTGCTGTTAAAGAAAAAGTTCTTGAAGTATTCGAAGAACGCGCAACAGCTGAAGATGAGTTAGATATCGTTAAAGAAGCTAAATTATCATTAGATAAAATTGTAAAAGATGAGGTTCGTCGTGAAATAACTGAAGATAAAGTTAGACCAGATGGACGTGCATTAACAGAAATTAGACCTTTAGCCTCTAGAGTGGATGTATTACCTAGAACACACGGTTCTGCATTATTCACTCGTGGTCAAACTCAATCTCTAGGTGTTGTAACATTAGGTAACCTATCAGATGAACAAATCATTGATGACCTAACTCAAGAAGAAAACAAGAGATTTATGTTACACTATAACTTCCCAGCATTCTCAGTTGGAGAAGTAGGATTTAGTCGTGCTCCAGGACGTCGTGAAATTGGTCACGGTGCTTTAGGGGAACGTGCATTAGCTCAAGTTATCCCTTCTAAAGAAGATTTCCCATATACGATTCGAATCGTATCAGAAATCTTAGAATCTAACGGTTCAAGTTCTCAAGCTACAATCTGTTCTGGATCTATGGCTCTTATGGCAGCAGGGGTTCCGATTAAATCTCAGGTAGCTGGTATTGCAATGGGATTAGTTAAGAAAGATGAACACTACACTATTTTAACTGATATTCAAGGTATGGAAGACCACCTTGGAGATATGGACTTTAAAGTAGCTGGTACTGCTGAAGGTATTACTGCGCTTCAAATGGATATCAAAATTGATGGTTTAAGTGAGCAAATCTTAAAAGAATCATTAGAACAAGCACGTGTAGGTAGATTACAAATTCTAGATCACATGAATAGCATTATCGCTGAACCACGCCAAGAAGTTTCTACATTTGCACCGAAAATTAAAATCATTAAAATTAAACCTGAAAAAATCAAAGATGTTATTGGTTCAGGTGGTAAAGTTATCAATGAAATCATTGAAAAAACTGGTGTTAAAATTGATATCGAACAAAATGGTGATGTATTTATTTCTTCACCTGAAATTGAAGGAATTAATAAAGCAATTGAAATTATTGAAAATATTACTCGTGAAGCAGAAGTTGGTGAAATCTACCTAGCTGAAGTTAAACGTATTGAAAAATTCGGTGCTTTCGTTGAATTATTCCCAGGTGTTGATGCTCTAGTTCACATTTCTAAGCTAGCTGAAGAAAGAGTAAATAAAGTTGAAGATGTTGTAAAAGTTGGAGATACTCTGAAAGTTAAAGTAATTAAAATTGATGAGAAAGGTCGAGTAGACGCAGCAGCTCATTTCTAG
- the rplU gene encoding 50S ribosomal protein L21 — MYAVIKTGGKQLRVEEGQTILVEKLAAEVDSTVTFDEVVLVGGETTKVGAPLVAGATVTAKVVAQGKGKKITVFKYKPKKNNHRKLGHRQPFTKLVVEKINA; from the coding sequence ATGTACGCAGTAATTAAAACAGGTGGAAAACAACTACGTGTTGAAGAAGGACAAACAATCTTAGTTGAGAAGTTAGCAGCTGAAGTAGATTCTACAGTTACTTTTGACGAAGTAGTATTAGTAGGTGGAGAAACTACAAAAGTTGGTGCTCCTTTAGTAGCTGGTGCGACAGTAACAGCTAAAGTAGTTGCTCAAGGTAAAGGTAAAAAAATCACAGTATTTAAATACAAACCTAAAAAGAACAATCACCGTAAATTAGGTCATCGTCAACCTTTCACTAAATTAGTAGTTGAAAAAATTAACGCTTAA